DNA from Toxoplasma gondii ME49 chromosome X, whole genome shotgun sequence:
tatgtatgtatatgtatatgtaggtatatgtatatgtatatgtatatgtaggtatatgtatgtgtatgtatatgtatatgtatgtatatgtatatgtatgtatatgtatatgtatgtatgtgtatatgtatgtatatgtatatgtatgtatatgtatatgtatatgtaggtatatgtatatgtatgtatatgtatatgtatgtatatgtatatgtatgtatatgtgtatgtatatttgtgtttGTAGGTGTGTGGCTTTTTGTATGTGAGCGACACAGGACCGAGGGCACTCCGGGGCGAGAGGCACCGAAGATCCGAGCGTCCTCTTCAGCGTCGCCTTTTCGGCAGTCGCGTGCGTCAGTGCGTCTGGCTCGTTGTCGCGATTCTGCTGCGTTTCAGGTCGCCCACCTGTCGAGGTacgcgtctctccactgcTGTACATGTTCCAGTTGACCGCGAAAGTGGACGGAGACGCCGGGAGGAACATGTCCGACCAGCAGAACCTGCCAGGAGAGAATCCCGCGAGACCGGCAAGCGGCGTCGCGCATgacagcgagacaggcgcgaaGGCAAcatgtggagacagagaaggcagagaaggcagagaaccACGGTGAAGAGTGCCGCGGCGACAGCCTGCGCCAGCAGACTCGAGAGCAACCATACGCGTTGGCCGCTGAGTTGCAAATGTAGCgggcgttgcatgcgcgcgctgtgtgtctgcggATGGGGATTTACCAGTGCGTATCTTTCTCACAGAAGCTGCAAAACGTCAACTGGGAATGCCAACTGGCTCGCGCATTTCACTGGATGCGACAGTCGCTCTCTGACGGCGCAGCTCTTCCTGGCCGACGCCGGCTTCCAGTTCCAGCTCTTCGCTACACTTCGAgaaggcacacacacacaagcaCCCTACTGGTCTTCCCTCCCTCTGCCATCCCGTCTGAACAGCCGCGAGCTTCTGGAATAAACAGAGCTCAAAGTCTGCCGGACTCTgcccgtgcatgcagtctccaGAGCGAGACCGAGGCGAAGCGGAAAAAGCGTCGACAAACGAACCTGTTCCTGAAGCTCGCGAGCGTCCTGCAGCTCTCTCGCCATCCACGCAAACTGCCCAGCTGCAGACGCAAACGccgaagagagcgaacgagagaacTTCCACTTCCAGACTCGTTCCTGCACCATCGAGAGGAACGCGCGAACCGTAGTCGCGACGGCTGCTGCAGCAGGACAGACTGCAGAGCCTACTTCAGACCGCCGATCTACCATACGAGAGTGTCTCATCGGTGTACGCCGCAGGCTGCGGCCGGTCCGAGCGTGAGTCACAGGAGAGGTGAGGGACGCAGCTGTTTGCGGACTCTTTCGTTGAGCAGACGTTTGTCTCCGACAtggggaaggcgagaaagaaagagagatgcaCAGAAAGCTCTGAATCCGCATCGACCTCGCAGGGTGGAATCGGCGGCACAGCGCGCTTGAACACCCGACGACGACGGCCTTTTCAGCGTCACGCATGTACAAACCACAGACCTGCTGCAACTGAGtgctgcgtttctcgaaAAACTTTTCAGAAACGGAGTAGCAGCTGCTTAGGCTTCAAGTTCCTCGGCAGTCGGTTCGTCTCACCAGGGTCGGACTCCGCAACaagatcttcttctcctttctctcgctcccgcGCCATACGCGCGTAGAACACTGTGTTGAGACACAAAACGCGAACCGACGGCCGCGTCGCCAGGCGCGTTCGGTAAAAAAGTCCCCGCTCAAAGGTCTGAAAAAGACCCAAACGCGAGTCCCACACACCACATACAGACATGTGAGTCTGCATACACATaatttacatatataaatatatacatatatatacacatatatacatatatatatatatacatatattcacatatactcatatacacatacagctacctatatatatatatagacacaGAGATATCTGTAAGCGTGTATCTACGTCCATGGATACACAGGTATCTTTGTAGACACACGTATCCGTTAATATCTATCagtctacatatatatatatatatataattgaacgatatatgtatatatatatatatataattgaACGAGAAGTTTCTTGACAGGATCAGGTTTGTTGTTGCTGGAAGTACGCGAGGTATCGTTTTTCGCGAGTGGAAATGAGCGTCGCGCACCTCTTTAGTCTGCGGGTCGCCGGGCAAGATCGGTCGCCAGAGTTTATAGAGAGCGACGCTCCACTTGTTCAGCGTCTCTGGAATGTGATAGTCGCGAGGCAGGTCGTTATTTCCGACCACAAAAATAACTTGCACAGGCGTCGCCGAAGCTGCagtgcctgtctctctcgctctccggtCGCCGGCAGAGTCCGCTGCGCCTGCTGCGAgtccctcttctctgtatccttcgtccctgtctccttcatccctgtttccttcatccctgtctccgtcgctcgcCTGATGTTTTCCCCTCTCCCCGCTccgcgcctctgcttctgcccGATGTTCTCCCGAATCTGCCGAAGCCGACACCCTTCGCAAACGCGCGGAAGGCatagaagaagaagagggagaagcaggagcaAATCGAGAGAGGACAGCCTGTGCGGCCATCTTGATAGCAGCCATGCTGATAACTCGAAACAGAAGAGCAATCCGGAAAACAAAATGGGAGCCAGCCAGAGGCAGAACTCcggtgaagaggagaagcccACGGCGCTGCACTGGGGGAGCGAGGCTGTGCCGaagcgaaacgaaaaacgaactGTCTCggcaggaaacgaggaaatacgaagaaacagagaatgTGAACTCGGGcacaagaaaacaaagcGCATACTTAAAGCGTACATATGCTACACATAttcacacaaatatatacatatatatatatatacatatacatacatatatatatatatatgtacgtatttatatgcatttatataaataaatatatataaatatatatatggatatatagCTATGTAACGGCGGTCGAGATATACCTCCATCTATCAGTTCAGATGTGGACGTAGATCAAGGCGTTTTTGTTGAACAGCTCTTTGTAAACATAAAAACATCTGTATGCGTCTCtgtacgtgtgtgtgtgtgtatgctCGTGAGATCGAGAAGAAGTCATCGGAGTCTTTACCGTTTTTGGGATTCGGAGTCGTCGTAGTGTGCAGCGAAGTCGCCACTGAAAAGCACAGCCTCTATGGGAGTATTCCGAaggcgttcttcttctcgctcttgtccCCAGTCTGTGCTTCGCCGTTCGTCCTCCTCGGCGTCGGACAATTCTCTCTGCTGGGCGCCACCGGTCTTTTCTGCCTCAGTCTTCGGCTCGGGCATCTCCGCCAACTCCTTGGACGTCTGAGGCTTCGttgccttctcgtctttcgacTTGCGTCTTCGTATTTCTCGCTCTACGCTGTCAAGCAGCAAGCGGAAGAGGAGCGGCGAGGAGTCGCACCCAGCTCGGCCTATATTTGGGTTCGTTTCTGCGCCTCGCCACCCTCGGAGAGGACTCAGCGTCTCGGCGCTCTGCGCTCGGGAATCGCGCGAATTCGCCTCCGCTCCCTTGGCGTCATCTTGGTCTCTCGAACGACTTTCACCGCCGGACGTCGAGTTCGACGACTGCTCCGCGtccgccttctgtctcgacgCGGCTCCGGAGTccaaggaagaaggggagagaagcgcagaagaCGATCGAGAAGAGGACGGTCGACACCAGTCTTCGATGTGAGCAACGGGGGAGTACAGAGGATCGAGATGCACGTCCGAGACCCAGGCGATTCCGAAGGAGTCGCCggcgaagcgaggagaagaagcggcggcgcagcgaagagagaagacaaggtacaggagagagagagagaggaggccgcagggcgagggagagagacgagaaacctGGACGAATCGCATCTTGAGTTGCGTGGAGACgcagtgaagaagatctGGCAGCATTCGCCAGCAGACGCTGCGCGTCCTCGCGGCGCGAACAGGTTTACAGCCGCCAGAGCGTTCTAGAGAGTATAGGAAGcgctgaagagaagcaggcagATCGGAAAGACGTCGCGAGAATTGATGAGTCTCCACATATGTCCTTGAAAGGAAGGTACGGGAGAGAGGTACAAGGACGGCAAGCATCCAcgaggaacggagaggacAAAGACTGGACGGGTGAACGGCGGActggagacagggagagacggacgagGCGAAATGAAGCGCGACAGACGCTGCAAAAAAGGCGCTGTTTCTCGAGAAAACTGTGGAGGTGTAGAAACTCCTCGTGTGTCAAAAACAGACCGCAGAAACCTGACTTGTCTGGGGCATTTTCTGCTCGGTGAGTCGCGTCCAATTCTCTGCCGGCCGCGTTCAGCAGTGCCGGGCCGAGAGGCAATATCTTGTGTCGCCTCCCCTTGcgcgcgtctcgccttcgccagCGCGTCTCCGAAAATAAAAAAATGGATCCCGACCAGATGAaagtggaaaagaagagcgcgaaagcggaggacaaagaagcagaaaaggcaaAGGAAGGTCTGCCGCAAGTTCACTGACTAGCTTGTTCGACCCAACAGAAAGCGAACTGGCCCCCCGGAAGGCGTTTTGCACACCCGCCGCGACTTTTCGAAGCGGCGACGCATCTCGGAAACTccgctttttttcgctctttctcaccttctgttcttcttctcgcgaaaCGAGAGGTTCGAGGCGCGAACCatcgcagaaaaaaaaaggcAGACGACGTCAACGACCCTCTCGGCCCACGGACGCCACAAGTCTCTGCGTGGAAAAACTTTCTTTAGGCGACTTCAGCCGGAGACCCACAAACACTCAAAGGCCCTCTGCAGGCTGAGACACTCTGCCACGCGCatgtatattcatatatacatataaatacccaatatatatatatatatatatattatacatatataaatacccaatatacatatatatatatatatatctattatacatatataaatacctattatacaaatatatatatatatatacgtattcGATGATCtgtatggatatatatatatatatattcacatATTTCTGATGTGTGCATATTGACGTCTATCTACATGCACACATCGCTTGTcacctcttcttttttttcggaATTAGCTTGAGGCTTCCATCCACAGAATGGTCTCTGTCGGCCTCCCTTCGCGGTGATTGAGGGAGAACGATGCCTTCCGAGTGCTCTGCTCCTGTCTGGAACTGAAGCTTTTTCCATGCCCCCCTTCCCCATTTCAGCTTTCGCTAAGCTCCCGAAAGCTGATTCTGCGGTACAGCGAATGTGAGGACTTTCGGGGAGTCGCGGCCGAGAAATTTCGATTTACCTCGAGAAAACTCGGAACGCTTCAGACAAACGACCAGGCAGTGTTCAGCAGGGGACAACTGAAGACGTGCAGTTCTGTATGCAATGAAAAGAacctcttctgctccttttcATATCTTCCCCACAGCGAAACGCCCTAAGAGAATGCACACCTAAACTCATACTTGTATACATATTTTCCTACACATTTGTGTATATATTTTTGGGTGCAGATggatatgtatgtataatTCGATTACGCATAGGCAACTGAGGGGGACTGGGACATGTCCCTGCTGCGTTCTCGTGGACCTGCATACGCAAATGCATGTACTCACCcatattaatatatatatatatatagatatctTAAGGTAGATATATGCGTCTGCGTATTGTTATGCATTTAAAGAGGAATTCATAGggatacatatacatatgtaaatatatatatatatatatgtgtagatGGGCAAAGGACTTGAGAGACGGGTTTCGAGAAGGAGTTCGTTTTTGTGAGGCGCGTTCTCTTGGCGCTGTGCGAGAATTTGAGGCGAAATTCAAATTGAGGTTCTGTGCCCCTCTGGACTGGAGCAGAACGTCCCTCGAGGCAGCAAAGAATGGCAAAAACGGCGCAACAGGACGCGCGAGAAAAATCGGCGAGAAAAGATAAAAACTGACACCTGCCAGCATCCACGCACGGATcgagatgcatgcgcgacgcGAAATCTACACTGCAAACAAATCGACATATCTACAGTtgtatatatacctatacatatatatatatatacatatatatatatacatatatatatatatatgcatgtccGTGTGCGTCGAATAAATTCATGCACTTAAGAAGTGAAGATAGAGGtttgaatatatatatatatatatatagatagatagatagatacatggGTGAACAGCGTAGACATAGTTATTTTTCTAGCTATCTCTCTATACACAGACCGATGGTGTATAAACATGCAGATCTATAGATACGCATGAATCGTgcacacataaatatacgtacatatatatatatatatacatacatatacagacAGGGAGATAGCGGTGTCGTTGTGTCCGCGAGGCGCGAGGAAGCTCTGCGTCGAAGGGTGCTCTAACTCCCGCCAGTGTAccagcgaagaaagagagaagcgaagaaaataATCGTCCCCACAGAGATGCCCCGGCCGGTCTTCTCatcctcttcgtcctgcatgcgcgaagcagacagacgcacagagaggTCGCGCAAAATTCAccgcgggagagaaaaggagaacgcgacagagagagaaaaaaagcgagcacgacagagagagacagaaaggagaagcgtTTCTGTTAAGTTTCCTGTCTCACCGCCTCATCGAGGAGCTTCGCGATTGCCTCGTGATGAGGATCCCAGCCGCGTTCAGTGCATCCTTCCCTCTTCGCGAGGTCGTCCATCGTGAGGTCTTCaggctgcagaaaaaagaggaaaactcTTGTGATTTGCATCATGCTAGAACGGACATTTTCATCCGCATCACGAAACACACACAAGCAGCTTTCTCCATCcgcgctgaagagaagaagatcttTTTCGATGCAAATCTTTGGACCTGGCTTCGCCGCGGCCACAGAAGCTTCCCGCACAAATAGATGAAACAGACCCGTTTCAGACTTAAACTTTTTCAAATGAAAAGAGTTTAGAATCTTTTCAAAAAGCTTcacttttcgtcttctccatcttttcTCGAGAAGCATCCCGACTTCAAGTGCGTTTGAGTTCTTCCAGACTCGGAAGTCTAGAGATTCTCTGAGTCAAGAGAGAGATCACTCAAAGCAACTCCCGCGCTCGAGCGACTGACGTTTGACTCCTCCGtgcgtcggcttctctccttccttcctgtcttttttctcttgagctctttttttcgctcttcctccaccGTTCTTCCATCCAttctgttctgtctcgcgaATTCCCGCTCAGACGTCTCCCGCGCGTGccagtttctctgtctcttttcttcgaggtttttttccttcactCGGTTTgtgcctctcgtctctcgtttttttttgcttcttttctctccatttttGTTCAGGTTGCGTACCCAGTTCTTCACCTCTTCCTTCATCACAGCAGCCCACAAGTCAGGAGACTCCTCGGAAACAACAGCAGGATTCAGTCTCCACGGCTTCACATAGTGCCGAGTTTCAGTGTACCCCAGCGCGGCGAGTCGCGCTCGaatctctcgctctttctcagccgacttctcttcgcctgtcttctcgccagaggagaccgagggaacggaggagacagtcgacCCCGATCCGGCCGCGCGGAGCGAACGGAAGGCCGAGATGAGGTgactctcttcctcggtgGGGTGCGAGTCTGCCGCCGCGTCCGCCTTCACCCACTTGCTCTCGATCTCGAGTTTCCCCGCCTTGAGAATGTACATttcggctgcatgcaggaatTTCTCCAtgctgaagaaacagagaacgcgcacagaagagaaagcggaacCTGGCGACTCCCGCGCCGAGCtgcagcgaagcagaggaaactcCCTGCGTCGCTGAACTTCGCGACAAAGCGGGGACTTCCACGTCTTCCCTCACACTCTCCGTTGCACAGGGGGAACACTCGGTTTCCTACGGATTTCACAaatcttctgtctccccgaCTAAAAAGGCATTTTGGTCAGTTTCCATGAACTCCCGTTCACTGCACCAAGTGCCTTTCAGCGGCTCTGCTCTGCTGCCGCGCTTCTTGCGACGTCCATTTTCTCCCTCACTTAGACAAGTGCAAGCTTCTTCTGTGTAACAGCTCCGAAAAACTTCTTTCGCGCAAACGCagcctcttttcctctctgcgcgGAAGTCACTCCCTCCTTTTTCGCGAGGGACCGAGAGTCAGACTCGCAGAAACTCCTGCCCAGCAAACGCTTCTAAAAAAAACCTGTCTCGGAGAGAACTACTCCCCCCGCGTTCTTTCAAAGAGTCAGAGCGAAGCGCAACGGATGCCCTTTTTCCAGTGTGAAGCAAGACGATCCTCAAAAACGGCCTGTGAGACTCCCCGCAAACAGAAAAGGCGCGGTCGACAACTTCCCCCGCCGCCAAGGCTCCGGTGTTCGCCTGCGCGTTTTCCATTCGCGGCGCCTCGTCACCAAAGCAACTGCTCTCG
Protein-coding regions in this window:
- a CDS encoding Ser/Thr phosphatase family protein (encoded by transcript TGME49_226072), translated to MLAVLVPLSRTFLSRTYVETHQFSRRLSDLPASLQRFLYSLERSGGCKPVRAARTRSVCWRMLPDLLHCVSTQLKMRFVQVSRLSPSPCGLLSLSLLYLVFSLRCAAASSPRFAGDSFGIAWVSDVHLDPLYSPVAHIEDWCRPSSSRSSSALLSPSSLDSGAASRQKADAEQSSNSTSGGESRSRDQDDAKGAEANSRDSRAQSAETLSPLRGWRGAETNPNIGRAGCDSSPLLFRLLLDSVEREIRRRKSKDEKATKPQTSKELAEMPEPKTEAEKTGGAQQRELSDAEEDERRSTDWGQEREEERLRNTPIEAVLFSGDFAAHYDDSESQKRVSASADSGEHRAEAEARSGERGKHQASDGDRDEGNRDEGDRDEGYREEGLAAGAADSAGDRRARETGTAASATPVQVIFVVGNNDLPRDYHIPETLNKWSVALYKLWRPILPGDPQTKETFERGLFYRTRLATRPSVRVLCLNTVFYARMAREREKGEEDLVAESDPAGQFAWMARELQDARELQEQVLLVGHVPPGVSVHFRGQLEHVQQWRDAYLDRYRSLVLNYSDVIVAHLYGHVHADTLRVISPDFHPASASLSSLASLSSSPASSDLASLCRVSRGVAERVQPLLTAPAVSPVHGNNPAWKILFFSDSPLEAAKSPALPRSPVCLLDYTQLYLPLYGFIPRPVTGASAAGLAETSLATPAASAASASSAASASSADGPANRAALRRETSAEYPFLEEYTFSSTYGLPCVSGPTVARLSQILAVSPFVFGLYSWHSESGGREVTNRLRVCEGVVSTRSEYLRCLRELTQL